One genomic segment of Sanyastnella coralliicola includes these proteins:
- a CDS encoding DUF4870 domain-containing protein translates to MESLDQITEPPSQDEKTVALLAHIGTLIGAWIVPLVIWLVKKDESDFIARHAKESLNFQISVMIYMVVCIILAVIVIGVFLAIALGIAAFVFVILATIAASGGKDYKYPMTIRFIS, encoded by the coding sequence ATGGAATCATTAGATCAAATTACAGAGCCACCAAGTCAAGATGAGAAAACGGTGGCGCTTCTTGCACACATTGGAACCCTCATCGGAGCCTGGATTGTACCTCTAGTTATCTGGCTAGTGAAGAAGGATGAAAGCGACTTTATCGCACGTCATGCAAAGGAATCATTGAATTTTCAGATCAGTGTTATGATCTATATGGTTGTTTGCATCATATTAGCCGTTATTGTGATCGGTGTATTCTTGGCGATTGCCCTCGGAATTGCCGCGTTTGTCTTCGTAATCCTTGCAACGATCGCCGCTTCAGGTGGTAAAGATTACAAGTACCCAATGACTATTCGCTTTATCTCATAA
- a CDS encoding TolB family protein, whose translation MKKLFGLFALALLVSACNNGNPTATEETTAEVEAANPHEGHHGEHHGHHGMEAEEEERVHYDEEVHLKNVRQLTYGGDNAEAYWSFDDQSLVFQANNPAWGTSCDQIYVMNLADGTPDSIPPAMVSTSLGRTTCAYFMPGDTTIIYASTHLGDDECPPVPERKEGRYVWPIYDSYDIFVADLEGNIVSQYTDNPGYDAEATLSPNGDKIVFTSTRSGDLELYVMNVDGTEVTQITNELGYDGGAFFSPDGSKIVWRASRPTTAEEVEKYKGLLSEGLVEPTNMELFVANADGSDARQITELGNANWAPFFHPSGEKILFSSNHMSERGFPFNLFMINLDGTGLEQVTFDSAFDSFPMFSNDGKYLVFGSNRNNGRTRSTNLFLAEWVD comes from the coding sequence ATGAAAAAGCTATTCGGCTTATTTGCACTGGCATTGTTAGTAAGTGCTTGCAATAACGGAAACCCAACTGCTACGGAAGAAACCACAGCTGAAGTGGAGGCAGCCAACCCACATGAAGGTCATCACGGGGAGCACCACGGACACCATGGAATGGAGGCTGAGGAAGAAGAACGAGTTCATTACGATGAAGAGGTTCACCTCAAAAATGTACGTCAGCTAACCTATGGTGGAGATAATGCAGAAGCATACTGGAGCTTTGATGATCAATCATTGGTGTTCCAGGCCAACAACCCGGCCTGGGGAACAAGCTGTGATCAGATCTATGTGATGAACCTTGCAGATGGAACTCCTGATAGCATCCCTCCTGCCATGGTTTCGACGAGTCTTGGACGTACAACATGTGCTTACTTCATGCCTGGAGACACCACAATCATCTACGCTTCTACCCACCTAGGGGACGACGAATGTCCTCCAGTACCAGAGCGTAAAGAAGGACGTTATGTATGGCCTATCTACGATAGCTATGACATTTTCGTAGCTGATCTTGAAGGTAACATCGTTAGTCAATACACTGACAACCCAGGTTACGATGCTGAGGCAACACTTTCACCTAACGGAGACAAAATCGTGTTTACAAGCACGCGCAGTGGTGACCTTGAACTCTACGTGATGAATGTTGACGGAACCGAAGTAACGCAGATCACGAATGAATTGGGCTACGATGGCGGGGCGTTCTTTTCACCTGACGGAAGCAAGATCGTATGGCGTGCTAGTCGTCCGACGACAGCTGAAGAAGTTGAAAAGTACAAAGGCCTGCTATCAGAAGGATTGGTTGAGCCAACGAACATGGAGCTTTTCGTAGCCAATGCAGATGGAAGCGATGCTCGTCAGATCACTGAGTTAGGAAACGCGAATTGGGCGCCATTCTTCCACCCGAGCGGTGAGAAGATCTTGTTCTCATCAAACCACATGAGTGAACGCGGCTTCCCTTTCAACTTGTTCATGATCAATCTTGACGGAACAGGACTAGAGCAAGTGACATTTGATAGTGCGTTTGACAGTTTCCCAATGTTCTCGAATGACGGGAAGTACTTGGTGTTTGGTAGTAACCGAAACAACGGACGCACACGTTCAACGAACCTTTTCTTGGCTGAATGGGTTGATTAG